The genomic region CTTCATTTGCATGCATTTGACTTATCTGCCGCGGTCGACCGATTCGTTGCCCGTGCCGACGTGAGCCACGCCCGGCTCCGGGGTTACCGCAACCTGCTACTGGATCCACCCCTGCGGAGGTGGATTGTTTGATGAAGGCACAGATCTGGTGCTGCAAGACGGTCTGGTCGGACAGGTCCGTCTGTCGTGGATGTATGTGTGCGGGCATGTGCGTGCCTGCAAAATAAAAAGCAGAAAACAATTGAAGACATGtacacacccaaacacacacatttaGCTCGGGATGTTTGCCAATTAAATTGACTGTAAACGTCGAGCTGCGAATGACGGCAGGCgccggctgtttgttgtgaaagtcTCAATCACAAATAATCTCCCTCTGaactcctcctctcctctctctgcaCACTTTTTGATTCCTTTTAAAAGGCTTTCAAGGTTGCAATTAATGATTATTGTTATGATTCTGGGTCGACCGATTATCAATGCTGATATTCGGCCGAATATCAGCATTGATAATCGGTCGACCCAGAAGATTTATTAAAAAATTACTTTTAAAAATTCTTCATACTTGATTGAGGTTTCCATCTATAGAGGCTCTGACCAAATTATGTGCTTAtataaaaaagtattttttatgaCACCACCCCTTCCTTCCTGTCCCTCCAGTCTCCATCTTCCCTCCGTCTGTGCTGATGATGGAGGATGAAGCCAGTCCCGCCGAGACGATGCCACTCTGCCTAACGAAGCACTCGGACGCTGACATAAGCACCCACGCCGAGCTGCCGTCCAGCACAGCGCTGGGCCAACCCCAGAACCCGCCTAACTCACCAGaggagaggtcagaggtcaggaaGAGGTCGCAGAGCGACTCCACTTACATAAGATCAAAAATCAAGGTGAAGAAACGTGCAGCGGCTGTATTTCTGATGTACAGTTCACTTAGTTTTTGCAGATATGACATTGATGATCTTGACATGTCAAAAAGAGGAACCGTAGCTGAGCAGTTAGAAGAAATCATTGATCTCTCAAAGTGCAGATTTGAGAAGGAGAATGACCTCGAGTTCCAATAATGTCCTAATAAAAGATGTGTAAACATGAACAATTTCATAAAACGGAGCTTCAACTTTTCACAAGATGACGTTCGGTCACTACGTAAGTGATTCTCCTTATCTGagtctgacacaaagtcattccaaatgatcctccaaagagacataGTGCCAAAGGCATCCAGTGAGGTCACCCCAAGTCTTGGACCTTAGTTCTTCCGCGCAGACTAAACACCTCGGTCCAGCGACCTCAAGACTCCATCAGCTCTTCACAGGTGCCTCTCGGCCTCAAAAGCCAAGGATCCAAAGACGCGAGTGTCACTACTGTGCTAAGTGTACGCCTCAGCAAGTTCGTCACTTTCACCGTATACAGATGCCCggatccaggaagtcattaaaagcctggatgatAGTCTTGATTCAGTAAGATTGCAAATCCAGACACTCCGATTCCTCACTCAGTGTTTAAGTTGAGATCAGTAAACCTGTCCTTCCTGTCAATGGTACCGACATCGATCAGCCGTACGGTTGTGACCGCTAACAGGTTGAAGTACATAACAATGAACGTCTCATTACAACGGCACCCGCCAGTCAGCGGGTTATATCAGGCAGCAAGTTAACATTTTGTCCATGAAGTTGACCTGCAGGTTGACAATCACTAATATCTGCGTCGTGAATACTGTCAATAAGATGCAGTCTGTTTTTCTGTAGTTACCGTTTAATAGCAGCAGGTTGGACACCATTTGTTTTgtgtgacaacatggaaaaagttgCACAACTGAAAAATCTATCAAGCATGTCCGGCGGCGATATGACTGTCaataaataaatcagtttgcacggCAGTAACTATTTGTTCTACTCTCTATACCACAGGTAACTACAGGAGAGTTACCTCCTGATCCCGCTGCTCTTCCGCTCACCCTTCCTCCCTTTCCAATTCAGCCGGGTTTCACGCCACACGCCATTGTCTCCACAGTTGTCTTGACACCAAGCCCCAGCCCCGTGGCAATGGTTTCCACGGCACCCAAATCACCGGTTCAAAGTCAAAATTCATCAACAGGCACAACAGGGGCATTTATGTGCCAGGTAAGTCTGGTCCGACGTTATCTATAATGACAGAATCACGGGAAATGTAGATCAGGGAGCGTCACCGTGTCCACCACACTGGGTGGCAACCACTAAGGCAGACAACCGGTGTGTCTCCACTTCCAGAAAGTAGCCACATATTTGCCgtagtcaggtgaaatgtgggactTTTACTTTTTCGGTCAGTTACTGGCGACCCCAAGGTTGAGGCACGTGCACGCTGGATCACGCTCAGGGAAGCTCGCCATACGCTCAAAATGCCATAACCTTATTTGCTCTGGTTGTCTTGTAGATTTGCCAGAAAACGTTCCAGTACCAGCGCATGTTAAACCGACACGCCAAGTGTCACAACGACACCAAGAGACACCTGTGCAGCTTCTGCGGCAAAGGGTTCAACGACACCTTTGACCTCAAGAGacacgtgcgcacgcacacagGTAACCGCCTCTCCACGTGcgcaagcaaacacacacacacacacacaaagatgttaGAAATCTGACGAGGTCTATCGGCGTCCTGCAGGTGTGCGTCCCTACAAGTGCAACCTGTGCGAGAAGGCCTTCACGCAGCGCTGCTCCCTGGAGTCCCACATGAAGAAGATCCACAGCGTCACCCTGAAGTACGCCTACAAAGAGCGGCGCAACAAGCTGTATGTGTGCGAGGAGTGCGGCCACACGGCCGGCACGCAGGAGGAGCTGCTGCTTCATCTGCACTCCCGTCACCCCGACAGCCCCTTCCTGAAGGGGAAGGCTgtaaggagaggaggaggaggaagagggtcTACGCCCGCATCTCCGCAAGGCGCAGAAAGCGACGAGATCACAGAGTCAACACATCAGTAGAGAAGGAACGATGGTCGAACTGATGGTGCTTCATGgattatacacacagacacacacatctgAATATTTGTTTCTGTTGTATATAAAGACTCATATTAAAGAAAACAGCCTTTGAATAATAtataaatactgtaaatattCCCGTGGGATTGTGACATGCACATGTGCTCATTCTTCCTGTGTGTTATTTTACTGCATGTGAATACTACCTGTGGGCTTGTGTGTACAGACAGGTTTTCTACAAAAAAAGGTACTTTATTCATTAAAGGGAGTAATATATTTCACCAGGCTGCAGTTTTGGATGGAATTTGTGCTTTGATGTCCATCAGAGCTTTATGATGTCaccgtagagcaggtagctcagtggataagagataagataaaaatttatttatctcacagaggagaaattcatgttATGTCAGTTCTTAAAGGGATAAGAAGGTGACGTtatgacctgggtttgaatcccgcttATGCTGCCTGTTTGTCTCCTTGTACAAGACACTTTGGATTGTCTCAATCCAATCAGATATAAATGGGTACCTGGGGAAGCAACCTGTTCAGACTGGTGCCCCGGggcctatatacactcaacaaaaatataaacgcaacacttttggttttgctcccattttgtatgagatgaactcaaagatctaaaactttttccacatacacaatatcaccatttccctcaaatattgttcacaatccagtctaaatctgtgatagtgagcacttctcctttgctgagataatccatcccacctcacaggtgtgccatatcaagatgctgattagacaccatgattagtgcacaggtgtgccttagactgcccacaataaaaggccactctgaaaggtgcaattttatcacacagcacaatgccacagatgtcgcaagatttgagggagcgtgcaattggcatgctgacggcaggaatgtcaaccagagctgttgctcgtgtattgaatgttcatttctgttatgtgggccgctgaagaggaggtactgctggcccaccaccaccagtcggcgccctgcttggagtgcgggcttcaagcatgagagggcgccagagctattggaagtgacagctgtcacctgtcaacctcaccagctgtctctcattaacctccttacaagaagcggatcacaactccacctcctcgccgagaaaacatctaccacaaaggtaatttctctgctgacttatcgattgtctaaactttgttctgtgtgcagccgcattcctgtggtgatccagaagagggaccaacaggagctgcacgagagaaacgtatctggaggtggaggttttccctcccagagactttgagtgtaaaggttgctgggtgtgaggactcacactcacctccttctgtttcttctttgccagcagtaccacggccgacaacggaggacagagaccacctggggattcaggacttggcggctccggtgttcttcaggccgttggtggtggaagcggtgtgggccccggctcctcgttcatcagaggtctcctatcttcgagcctgcccactgtcctcttgtatacaattggcacctgttatttctgtttgtattccgttgtgtacttttgcaacattaaattgttactccttttcttatccattgtccgttcacttgcgccccctgttgtgggtccgtgttacgacaccttcccaacaatttctctaccataagccgtctccaaaggcaattcagagaatttggcagtacatccaaccagcctcacaaccgcagaccacgtgtaaccacaccagcccaggacctccacatccagcatgttcacctccaagatcgtctgagagcaGCCACTTggacaactgctgaaacaatcggtttgcttttattgtgggcagtctaaggcacacgtgtgcactaatcatggtgtctaatgagcatcttgatatggcacacctgtgaggtgggatggattatctcagcaaaggagaagtgctcactatcacagatttagactggtttgtgaacaatatttgagggaaatggtgatattgtgtatgtggaaaaagttttagatctttgagttcatctcatacaaaatgggagcaaaaccaaaagtgttgtgtttatatttttgttgagtgtaggactTAACTACTTATTCTCTGTTGGTTAGCAGAGGTAATAAGACATTCTAGAAAACATCTAGTCAGTTGTCACTGGTAACAATTATCACTGCTTTAAAGCAGACAGAACCAACCAAAAGTATGTTAGCTTAAATTTCAAGAACAGGATCCAGCAAGCAAATGCCTCTGTGCTTAAGGCTCCAGAAACTGGACCTGGACCAAGCCAAGGACACATCCACATATCACCTGGTTGCAGACTGTTGGACTGGTGGTTGGTCTGCGTGGTTGCCAAAGATGTTTATGTAGTGTGCAACGCACGGCCTCAGCGTGTTCTACCAgactagtggagcagataagtatgagtTTTGGCCAGAACTGTTCACTtgctgatacaagcatcagatttggcatgaatgttcttcatgaatcagtgtttgagaaaaaaaaataaagtgctgcggccacttgaaaatccaatgtgGCAgccacacagaggtcaaaatttagaaatgctccaatcatatagaaaagtataatacattgtttgtctgatcataaatagtccaaaaaggtatagtttggactatctatgactgaatgttctggagttatggggtaaaaacagcaagaatggtgacaaaggtcaatttcagtttgtacaggagtcaaaagttacatTGCTCCACatttttgtaaaaagtgatgcaaattattggttgaattaatcGGGTTTTAAAAAGTTTGCATCATgggtcatgtttagttatcactTTACAGggcaacatatgtcacatatcatagaatccaatggacgtcgacattgacatttactttggaaTGCaaacactcaacacagtcaaaactattccatttattaatcctattagttcaaccaataatttaattggagcaactttaacttttgactgctgtacaaactgaaaatgaccttggttgccatttttaatgtttttaccccataactccagaacatttttttggaatctttgtgatcagacacataatgtggtctagtcttcaatgtgattggagcactTTTTAATTGTGACCCGTAGGaccttttcaaaagagtaatatctaaggagtatttgtgctggatttggtgcttctatcaccatgtgaaggattgtttcaggtatctgctgcactagaccTGACATGAAAACACACATTAACCGGGACAGTGGCATTTATCTGTATATTGTAGAAAAATTTTATTGCAGACTTCTGACTAATAAGTAAGCTAgagtgtccaaaaaaaaaaaaagaaccaataTGTAGTGGAACGGGTCTTCTTACCAGTTAAGCTACAGCTTGGATAAAGATGGTCTTCAGGTTAGTGAAGACCTATAAAACCAGTTTTAACACTGCTTATTACGGTATTTTGGTCAAGGTTTCTACAGattgtgctgctgct from Thalassophryne amazonica chromosome 23, fThaAma1.1, whole genome shotgun sequence harbors:
- the ovol1a gene encoding putative transcription factor Ovo-like 1a yields the protein MPRAFLVKKASVSPGKRNWSELPDHERGDVYIPVSIFPPSVLMMEDEASPAETMPLCLTKHSDADISTHAELPSSTALGQPQNPPNSPEERSEVRKRSQSDSTYIRSKIKVTTGELPPDPAALPLTLPPFPIQPGFTPHAIVSTVVLTPSPSPVAMVSTAPKSPVQSQNSSTGTTGAFMCQICQKTFQYQRMLNRHAKCHNDTKRHLCSFCGKGFNDTFDLKRHVRTHTGVRPYKCNLCEKAFTQRCSLESHMKKIHSVTLKYAYKERRNKLYVCEECGHTAGTQEELLLHLHSRHPDSPFLKGKAVRRGGGGRGSTPASPQGAESDEITESTHQ